The following coding sequences are from one Lolium rigidum isolate FL_2022 chromosome 6, APGP_CSIRO_Lrig_0.1, whole genome shotgun sequence window:
- the LOC124661846 gene encoding octanoyltransferase LIP2, mitochondrial-like, with amino-acid sequence MIGLGRRLTCNRSRGEIHPAAEMSGGGARRVLEAWRLGVVKYGDALKLQERLVADRRAGRVPDLVLSLQHPPTYTFGKRRTDHNLLVPESSLGALGAELHRTERGGDVTFHGPRQAVLYPILSLRDVGLGARRYVEGLEAAMVEVASLYGVEARPGGRCTGVWVGDRKIGAIGVRISSGFTSHGLAFNIDPDLGYFKHIVPCGIANKDVTSLRQEAKVELPPDEVIHHQLVQSLAKTFRFSHVEVKDDSECTEMVYSAAAQQ; translated from the coding sequence ATGATAGGACTTGGTCGTCGTCTAACTTGCAACCGAAGCCGAGGGGAAATCCACCCAGCGGCGGAGATGagtggcggtggcgcgaggagggTTCTGGAGGCGTGGAGGCTCGGGGTGGTCAAGTACGGCGACGCCCTCAAGCTCCAGGAGCGGCTCGTCGCCGACCGGCGGGCCGGCCGGGTCCCGGACCTCGTCCTCTCGCTGCAGCACCCGCCGACCTACACCTTCGGCAAGCGCCGCACCGACCACAACCTGCTGGTGCCGGAGTCCAGCCTGGGGGCCCTCGGCGCCGAGCTCCACCGCACGGAGCGGGGCGGCGACGTCACCTTCCACGGCCCGCGCCAGGCCGTGCTCTACCCCATCCTCTCGCTCCGGGACGTCGGCCTCGGCGCGCGGAGGTACGTCGAGGGGCTCGAGGCCGCCATGGTCGAGGTCGCCTCGCTCTACGGCGTCgaggcgcggccggggggccgcTGCACCGGCGTCTGGGTCGGGGACAGGAAGATCGGGGCCATCGGGGTCAGGATCTCCTCCGGGTTCACCTCCCATGGCCTCGCCTTCAACATCGATCCTGATTTGGGCTACTTCAAGCACATCGTGCCATGCGGCATCGCCAACAAGGATGTCACGTCGTTGCGGCAGGAGGCAAAAGTGGAACTCCCTCCTGACGAGGTGATCCATCATCAGCTCGTGCAGAGCTTGGCCAAAACCTTCCGGTTCAGCCATGTTGAAGTCAAGGATGATTCCGAGTGCACAGAGATGGTTTACTCAGCTGCTGCGCAACAATGA